Proteins encoded within one genomic window of Lynx canadensis isolate LIC74 chromosome B4, mLynCan4.pri.v2, whole genome shotgun sequence:
- the CREBL2 gene encoding cAMP-responsive element-binding protein-like 2 encodes MDDSKVVGGKVKKPGKRGRKPAKIDLKAKLERSRQSARECRARKKLRYQYLEELVSSRERAICALREELEMYKQWCMAMDQGKIPSEIKALLTGEEQNKSQQNSSRHMKAGKTDANSNSW; translated from the exons GTGGTTGGAGGTAAAGTTAAGAAGCCCGGCAAACGTGGTCGGAAGCCAGCCAAAATTGACTTGAAGGCAAAACTTGAGAGGAGCCGGCAGAGTGCAAGAGAATGCCGGGCCAGGAAAAAACTAAGATACCAGTATTTGGAAGAGTTGGTATCCAGTCGGGAAAGAGCCATATGTGCCCTCAGAGAGGAACTGGAAATG tACAAGCAGTGGTGCATGGCAATGGACCAAGGAAAAATCCCTTCTGAAATAAAGGCCCTACTCACTGGAGAAGAGCAGAACAAATCTCAGCAGAACTCAAGCAGGCACATGAAAGCTGGGAAGACAGATGCTAATAGCAATTCCT